In a genomic window of Pelecanus crispus isolate bPelCri1 chromosome 1, bPelCri1.pri, whole genome shotgun sequence:
- the ECRG4 gene encoding augurin: MPPPCLRRALPGAALFIFLLLLLPLLCAAPDVSRGNKLKLMLQKREAPVATKPEVSVKETAAKEFLSSLRRQRRQLWDRSQPDVQQWYQQFLYLGFDEAKFEDDISYWTSLGRARNEYYGGYYQHHYDEDSPIGPRNPHTFRHGAGVNYDDY, from the exons ATGCCTCCGCCGTGCCTCCGCAgagccctgcccggggccgccctcttcatcttcctcctcctcctcctcccgctgctCTGCGCGGCCCCCG ATGTTTCGAGGGGAAATAAGCTTAAACTGATGCTTCAGAAACGCGAAG CCCCTGTTGCCACGAAGCCTGAGGTGTCAGTGAAAGAAACGGCGGCCAAGGAGTTCCTAAGCAGCCTGAGACGCCAGAGACGCCAGCTGTGGGACAGAAGCCAGCCCGACGTGCAGCAGTGGTACCAGCAGTTCCTGTACCTGGGATTCGACGAGGCG aaatttgaAGATGACATCTCCTACTGGACAAGCTTAGGGCGTGCTCGTAATGAGTACTATGGTGGCTACTACCAACACCACTATGATGAAGATTCACCAATTGGCCCACGAAATCCACACACCTTCAGGCATGGAGCAGGTGTCAACTACGATGATTACTAA